The following proteins come from a genomic window of Peptoniphilus equinus:
- a CDS encoding ABC transporter ATP-binding protein, whose product MLKIRNLTKTFYPNTPEENQIFDHFHLDVEANKCTTILGPNGCGKSTLFNLITGAIPADEGTFYLDDVDMSAMDERERANYIGRVSQDPSRGVSPSLNILENMALARRKSETFTLKHLLKHTDEAAVVARLKELDLGLENKLNTKVKFLSGGQRQSLSLLMATTKRPNLLLLDEHTAALDPKTSRIIMEKTAELIEREHMTTLMITHNLKHAIDYSHRIIMLDRGRIVLDVAANSITEAELVQKYNENIEKIMA is encoded by the coding sequence ATGCTTAAAATACGTAATCTCACCAAAACTTTCTATCCCAACACGCCGGAAGAAAATCAAATCTTTGATCACTTTCATTTGGACGTGGAAGCCAATAAATGCACCACCATTTTGGGACCTAACGGCTGCGGCAAGAGCACGCTCTTTAATCTCATCACCGGTGCCATTCCTGCTGATGAGGGTACGTTTTATCTCGATGATGTGGACATGAGCGCCATGGACGAACGGGAACGAGCCAATTACATCGGACGTGTGAGTCAAGATCCGTCTCGGGGCGTCAGTCCATCGTTGAATATTTTGGAGAACATGGCGCTGGCACGGCGCAAGTCAGAGACGTTTACCTTAAAACATCTGTTAAAGCATACGGATGAAGCGGCTGTGGTGGCTCGTCTAAAAGAGTTGGATCTGGGGCTTGAAAATAAGCTCAACACCAAAGTGAAATTTCTCTCCGGCGGTCAGCGACAGTCCCTATCGCTCTTAATGGCGACGACAAAACGGCCGAATCTTTTGCTTCTGGACGAGCACACGGCGGCTCTGGATCCGAAGACGTCGCGGATTATCATGGAAAAGACGGCGGAGCTCATTGAGCGGGAGCATATGACCACGCTCATGATCACTCACAATTTGAAGCATGCCATCGATTATTCTCACCGCATTATCATGCTGGATCGAGGGCGAATTGTACTGGATGTGGCGGCAAACAGCATCACCGAAGCCGAGCTGGTGCAAAAATATAATGAAAACATTGAAAAGATTATGGCCTAA
- a CDS encoding ABC transporter permease: protein MQSLLPVLGASVETGLIFALLSIGVVITYKILKISDLSLEGTFPLGAFLFAKLATAQMNPYAGMVLAFAGGLLGGLVTYLLYKKLRIEALLAGILTMTMLYSINLKVTGQANVPLMSTPSVFTNFEMVPKIVLLAVVVLVVKLLLDAFLQTERGYLLYVTGDNESLVKALGQNPDRYTMLGLMLSNGIIALSGALMAQYSGFADSAMGATMIVTGLASIIIGDTVLKHHTGLKVTTRAILGAVVYRIIAGLALHLGLDPQSLKLITALIVVVFIAYNNGASNYARLWQRNAKAHGAWRHNNA from the coding sequence ATGCAAAGTTTACTACCGGTTCTCGGCGCATCAGTGGAAACAGGGCTCATTTTCGCTCTGCTTTCCATCGGCGTGGTGATCACCTACAAGATTTTAAAAATTTCAGACTTATCTCTTGAGGGCACGTTTCCCCTCGGTGCTTTTCTCTTTGCGAAACTAGCTACAGCACAGATGAACCCCTACGCCGGGATGGTCCTCGCTTTTGCAGGCGGTCTTCTTGGGGGACTCGTCACGTATCTCTTGTATAAGAAACTTCGCATTGAAGCGCTTCTTGCCGGGATTCTTACCATGACGATGCTCTATTCGATCAATTTAAAAGTCACTGGCCAGGCGAATGTGCCACTCATGAGCACACCAAGTGTGTTCACGAATTTTGAGATGGTGCCGAAAATCGTTCTTCTTGCCGTGGTGGTTCTGGTAGTCAAACTGCTTCTCGATGCTTTTTTACAAACGGAGCGAGGGTATCTGCTCTATGTCACAGGTGACAATGAAAGTCTCGTCAAGGCGCTCGGTCAAAATCCGGATCGCTACACGATGTTGGGGCTGATGCTATCTAACGGCATTATTGCGCTGAGCGGTGCATTGATGGCTCAGTATAGCGGATTTGCCGACTCTGCCATGGGAGCGACCATGATTGTGACTGGTCTTGCATCCATCATTATCGGTGATACGGTGTTAAAACATCATACCGGTCTTAAAGTCACCACCCGTGCTATCCTGGGTGCGGTGGTCTATCGGATCATTGCAGGTCTTGCCCTGCATCTAGGTCTGGATCCGCAGAGTTTGAAGCTGATTACGGCGCTTATCGTTGTCGTGTTTATTGCCTACAACAACGGTGCGTCTAACTATGCAAGATTATGGCAACGCAACGCAAAGGCGCACGGCGCATGGAGGCACAACAATGCTTAA
- a CDS encoding bifunctional folylpolyglutamate synthase/dihydrofolate synthase: MKTSKRTTFNDYLDWMYDRGSSGEKHTLNNVRKLLAHFDNPQDKIKVIHVAGTNGKGSTCHYMAAALSQTARTGMFISPYMESILESISINGEWIAESEFRRYVDELAPIVEQLDAEGYHNTYFEVLTAIMYRYFYDQKVDVAVVEVGMGGLVDSTNLIKSPLASVICTIALDHVAILGNTLEAVAKQKGGIIKEGRPVYVYPNKPEVMATLRAIADEKHAPFHTFTKEDVVVKSLTPTENHFAFRDYPDVTTHLVGVHQLYNCALALTVLHDFKDQFGLDDAAMLQAIEGTKNEGRLEFIHQNPTVLIDGSHNAEAIDVLLESLKAFTYNRLILGFSILKDKDYNHVIDALAPLADEIVLTTIDNPRAFTLDELKEEMTRHGANFTAIADRIEAYEYSKSLAEEGDLVLWCGSLYLIREFRNYELSHNHH, encoded by the coding sequence ATGAAAACATCAAAACGAACTACCTTTAACGACTACCTGGACTGGATGTATGATCGCGGATCCAGCGGTGAAAAACACACGCTTAACAACGTGAGAAAGCTCTTAGCTCACTTCGACAACCCTCAAGACAAGATTAAAGTGATTCACGTGGCCGGTACCAACGGCAAAGGCTCCACCTGTCATTATATGGCGGCGGCGCTCTCTCAAACCGCCCGAACGGGGATGTTCATCTCACCTTACATGGAAAGCATTTTGGAATCCATCTCCATCAACGGTGAGTGGATCGCAGAAAGCGAGTTCCGCCGCTATGTGGACGAACTTGCCCCTATCGTGGAGCAATTGGACGCCGAAGGGTACCACAACACCTACTTTGAAGTCTTAACCGCCATCATGTACCGCTACTTCTACGACCAAAAGGTGGACGTCGCGGTGGTGGAAGTGGGCATGGGCGGTCTTGTCGACTCAACGAATCTCATCAAATCCCCCCTCGCCTCGGTCATCTGCACCATTGCTCTGGACCATGTGGCCATTCTAGGCAACACCCTCGAAGCTGTCGCCAAGCAAAAAGGCGGCATCATCAAAGAAGGTCGTCCTGTCTACGTCTATCCCAACAAGCCGGAAGTTATGGCCACCCTTCGTGCTATTGCCGATGAAAAGCACGCACCGTTTCACACCTTCACCAAAGAGGACGTGGTAGTCAAGTCGTTGACTCCGACAGAAAACCACTTTGCCTTTCGGGATTACCCTGATGTGACCACACACTTGGTGGGCGTGCATCAACTTTACAACTGCGCCCTTGCCCTCACCGTCCTTCACGATTTTAAAGATCAGTTCGGTCTGGACGATGCCGCCATGTTACAAGCCATTGAAGGTACCAAAAATGAAGGCCGTCTGGAATTCATTCATCAAAATCCGACAGTACTCATTGACGGTTCTCACAATGCCGAAGCCATCGATGTGCTCCTGGAATCATTGAAGGCCTTTACGTATAATCGTCTCATTCTCGGATTCAGCATTTTAAAAGACAAGGACTACAACCACGTCATCGACGCCCTGGCGCCTCTTGCCGATGAGATTGTACTCACTACCATCGACAACCCTCGTGCCTTCACCTTAGATGAACTGAAAGAAGAAATGACCCGTCACGGCGCCAACTTTACCGCCATTGCCGATCGCATCGAAGCCTATGAATACTCCAAATCCTTAGCTGAAGAGGGCGATCTAGTCCTCTGGTGCGGATCCCTCTATCTCATTCGAGAATTCAGAAACTACGAGCTGTCCCATAATCATCATTAA
- a CDS encoding threonine ammonia-lyase, translating into MLHAIQDAYARIKSDLYPTPLIRSYHLEPYFGCAVYLKLENLQRTGAFKMRGALNKFSVLSDDAIKGGMVAASSGNHGRAIAYVCKSKGVPCTIVMPQTAPPIKVANILALGADVVQCPTENRFKVAAQVAEERGAIVVPPFDDNDVMIGQGTIGLELMEQAPELTHILVPVGGGGLVGGIAAAVKGLSDHTKVYGVEPEILPRYTESLKAGKPVAVPQNHSIADALASQQPGDVNFPVVQNYVDGMLTVSETAIQKAHKLMITEGKIFCEASSSIGLGAVLEEKITFTATDRVCLVISGGNLSLDQLSSLIDIEI; encoded by the coding sequence ATGTTACACGCGATTCAAGACGCTTATGCCCGTATTAAAAGCGATCTCTACCCTACGCCTCTCATTCGCTCGTATCATCTCGAGCCTTACTTCGGCTGCGCGGTATACCTGAAGTTGGAAAATCTCCAACGCACCGGTGCATTTAAAATGCGCGGCGCTTTGAATAAATTCAGCGTGCTTAGCGACGATGCCATAAAAGGCGGCATGGTGGCTGCCTCTTCAGGAAACCACGGACGCGCCATTGCCTACGTATGTAAATCCAAAGGCGTGCCTTGCACCATCGTCATGCCACAGACTGCGCCGCCCATCAAAGTGGCAAATATTCTCGCCCTCGGTGCCGATGTGGTACAGTGCCCGACTGAAAACCGCTTTAAAGTCGCCGCACAGGTGGCGGAAGAAAGGGGCGCCATCGTCGTGCCGCCATTTGACGACAACGATGTGATGATCGGTCAGGGGACGATTGGACTGGAGCTGATGGAACAAGCCCCTGAGCTGACCCACATTCTCGTTCCCGTCGGAGGCGGTGGTCTCGTCGGCGGCATTGCCGCCGCAGTCAAAGGTCTCAGTGACCACACCAAAGTCTACGGCGTGGAGCCGGAAATACTGCCTCGCTATACCGAATCCCTGAAAGCCGGCAAGCCTGTCGCTGTACCTCAAAACCATTCTATCGCCGATGCCCTTGCCTCTCAGCAACCCGGTGATGTGAACTTCCCTGTCGTACAAAACTATGTGGACGGTATGCTCACCGTCTCGGAAACAGCCATTCAAAAAGCGCATAAACTCATGATCACTGAAGGTAAAATTTTCTGCGAAGCCTCGTCATCCATTGGACTCGGCGCTGTTCTGGAAGAAAAAATCACCTTTACTGCCACAGACCGGGTGTGCTTGGTCATCTCCGGCGGCAATTTGAGCCTGGATCAACTGAGCTCGTTGATAGACATTGAAATATAA
- the deoD gene encoding purine-nucleoside phosphorylase, translating to MTPHISAQPQDFAKTVLMPGDPRRAKFIAENYLTDARLVTDVRGMLGYTGTYKGKPVSVMGSGMGMPSIGIYATELFKFYDVETIMRVGSCGAYQDDLKLYDIILAQGASTNGNFGAHFMPTGTFSALCDFELLYTAYNVGAKKGVKPHVGNVLSSDIFYHPIPDIWKSWSNLNVLAVEMETYALYTLAQSMGKKALSLLTVSDSLVTMEETSAKEREASFTAMMEIALETAYELQK from the coding sequence TTGACCCCTCACATCAGCGCACAACCTCAGGACTTTGCAAAGACTGTCCTCATGCCCGGTGACCCTCGGCGTGCTAAATTCATCGCAGAAAACTATCTGACCGATGCCCGACTCGTCACAGACGTTCGCGGTATGCTGGGCTACACCGGCACATATAAAGGCAAACCCGTCTCCGTCATGGGTTCAGGAATGGGGATGCCATCCATCGGTATCTATGCCACAGAGCTTTTCAAATTTTACGACGTCGAAACCATTATGCGCGTAGGATCCTGCGGTGCGTATCAGGACGACTTAAAACTCTACGACATCATCCTGGCGCAAGGTGCATCCACCAACGGCAACTTCGGCGCGCATTTTATGCCAACCGGGACGTTCAGTGCTCTCTGCGACTTCGAACTCCTCTATACCGCCTACAACGTCGGGGCAAAAAAAGGTGTAAAACCACATGTGGGCAACGTCCTCTCCTCAGACATCTTCTATCATCCGATCCCGGACATTTGGAAAAGCTGGTCAAACCTCAACGTTCTGGCTGTAGAAATGGAAACCTACGCCCTCTATACTCTGGCACAGTCCATGGGAAAAAAAGCCCTCAGCCTCTTAACCGTCTCCGATTCCCTCGTCACCATGGAAGAAACCAGTGCCAAAGAACGAGAAGCGTCCTTCACCGCCATGATGGAAATCGCACTGGAAACGGCCTATGAGCTTCAAAAATAA
- a CDS encoding ComEA family DNA-binding protein, which yields MSFKNNKLLAAVMVVAMIFISKVLVDMNRTGYLTAAPSSLAEPIDDTSVDETAIPTESTTKEGESTAAEPSVIYVHISGYVKTPGLLKLPEGSRIIDGINAAGGALEGANLDAVNLAQKLQDEDHIIVPGPAAAVSNTHSGKVTLNTATKEELMTLNGIGDKTAESILEYRKQHPFSRPEDLLNVPGIGEKTFESLKDHIQ from the coding sequence ATGAGCTTCAAAAATAACAAACTCCTTGCCGCCGTCATGGTGGTGGCCATGATCTTTATCAGTAAAGTCCTCGTGGATATGAACCGCACCGGCTACCTCACGGCAGCACCTTCATCCTTGGCTGAGCCGATAGATGACACCTCTGTCGATGAGACCGCCATTCCCACGGAAAGCACCACGAAAGAAGGAGAATCAACAGCAGCTGAACCTTCTGTCATTTACGTGCACATCTCCGGCTACGTCAAGACTCCGGGCCTTTTGAAACTGCCTGAGGGCAGCCGCATTATCGACGGCATTAACGCCGCCGGCGGTGCACTGGAAGGCGCAAATTTGGACGCCGTCAACCTCGCTCAAAAGCTTCAGGATGAAGATCACATCATCGTACCCGGTCCTGCAGCAGCTGTCTCCAACACGCATAGCGGTAAAGTCACATTAAACACCGCCACCAAAGAAGAACTCATGACGCTAAACGGCATTGGCGACAAAACCGCCGAAAGCATTTTAGAGTACCGCAAACAACATCCTTTTTCACGTCCGGAAGATTTGTTGAATGTGCCCGGCATTGGTGAAAAGACCTTCGAAAGCCTCAAAGATCACATTCAGTGA
- a CDS encoding ABC transporter substrate-binding protein: MKKVSGLSIKQWLAVGALSILVGCSSNTHNAGTQETPAADATVKIGILQYMDHVSLEAAKEGFVEELKAKGIDAEIIEQSANGDMALTNTMATSMQSEKVDLVYAIATPTAQAAKNTIHDVPIVFSAVTDPVGAQLVESIETPGGNVTGVSDYVSSASQIDAFLKIYPDVKTFGVIYNTSEQNSMVQVEELEANLKERGLALEKVGVNTINDIPQVIATLAPKIDAMFAVTDNMVANAAPIISQTLIEKQIPSLASEEGQVKNGLLMSEGINYKEQGKQAADMAVEILNGTDPASMSVQYNKVNTKTVNETTAKALGIDGNAALMENATVVK; the protein is encoded by the coding sequence ATGAAAAAAGTAAGCGGTCTTTCTATCAAACAATGGCTTGCTGTAGGCGCACTGTCGATTCTTGTCGGGTGCAGTTCCAACACACACAATGCCGGCACTCAAGAGACACCGGCGGCCGATGCGACGGTGAAAATCGGCATTTTACAGTATATGGATCACGTTTCTTTGGAGGCGGCTAAGGAGGGCTTTGTTGAAGAACTCAAAGCCAAGGGAATTGACGCAGAGATTATAGAGCAGTCTGCTAACGGCGACATGGCACTGACCAACACGATGGCCACCAGTATGCAGTCGGAAAAGGTGGATTTGGTCTATGCCATTGCCACACCGACAGCGCAGGCGGCAAAAAATACCATTCATGACGTGCCGATTGTCTTCAGTGCCGTCACGGATCCGGTCGGGGCTCAGCTGGTTGAGAGCATTGAGACGCCGGGAGGCAATGTCACCGGTGTCAGCGATTACGTCTCCAGTGCGAGCCAAATCGACGCATTTCTTAAGATTTACCCGGATGTCAAAACTTTCGGTGTCATCTACAATACCTCGGAGCAAAACTCGATGGTGCAGGTGGAAGAGCTCGAAGCCAATTTAAAGGAACGAGGTCTTGCTCTTGAAAAAGTTGGTGTCAATACCATCAATGATATTCCTCAAGTCATTGCCACTCTGGCACCGAAGATCGACGCCATGTTTGCCGTAACGGATAATATGGTGGCCAATGCCGCACCGATTATTTCCCAAACGCTCATTGAAAAACAGATTCCTTCTCTGGCTTCGGAAGAAGGGCAAGTGAAAAACGGTCTGCTCATGAGTGAAGGCATCAACTACAAAGAGCAGGGCAAACAGGCGGCGGACATGGCCGTGGAAATTCTAAACGGCACTGATCCTGCAAGTATGAGCGTTCAATACAATAAAGTTAACACGAAGACTGTCAACGAAACGACCGCCAAGGCACTTGGCATTGATGGCAATGCGGCTCTGATGGAGAACGCTACTGTCGTCAAATAG
- a CDS encoding aminopeptidase, translated as MTFEDKLKKYAELIVGFGIKVKEGDYVVISGQVENYDFLRALAALSYDYGAKNVKLTYLDQTFSELKYRRSPLKVLTEMPDYVIDEKMDELDKQAKFIKVIGADPNGFKNVDPQKLGVAIKARSTALREVSKRTMNSETPWVVVGAATEDWAKVVFPDMATDQAKAQLWEAIFETTRVNDEDTLGAWEAHAKKLEAWSAFLNDSAFERLHITTSKGTDLTIGLPKGYIFSGATEVAQNGEAFVANMPTEEVFTLPHKDQVNGRVYATKPLNYNGTLIDDFYLDFKDGEVVNFKAGQGEATLRQLLQTDEGSKRIGEVALVPYDSPISNSKILFFETLFDENAACHLALGKAYPTSLKGGETMDTATLLAHGANDSVVHVDFMIGDETTQITAEKNGEVTPIFIDGNFAEDVL; from the coding sequence ATGACATTTGAAGACAAATTAAAAAAATATGCCGAGCTTATCGTCGGCTTCGGCATTAAAGTCAAGGAGGGGGACTATGTCGTCATCTCCGGACAAGTGGAAAATTATGACTTTCTTCGGGCACTGGCGGCACTGTCCTACGACTATGGCGCAAAGAACGTGAAGTTGACGTATTTGGATCAGACTTTTTCCGAGCTGAAGTATCGTCGTTCGCCCCTTAAGGTGTTAACCGAAATGCCGGACTATGTGATTGACGAAAAGATGGATGAATTGGATAAGCAGGCTAAGTTTATCAAAGTCATCGGCGCGGATCCCAATGGTTTTAAGAATGTAGATCCTCAAAAATTAGGCGTAGCCATCAAAGCGCGTTCCACAGCACTTCGGGAAGTGAGCAAGCGGACCATGAACAGCGAGACGCCGTGGGTGGTGGTGGGCGCAGCCACTGAGGATTGGGCGAAAGTGGTCTTTCCCGACATGGCGACGGATCAGGCAAAGGCACAACTTTGGGAAGCCATTTTCGAGACAACGCGTGTGAACGACGAGGATACGTTGGGTGCATGGGAGGCTCATGCAAAGAAGCTTGAGGCATGGTCGGCTTTCTTAAATGACAGCGCTTTTGAACGTCTTCACATCACGACGTCTAAAGGGACGGATCTAACCATCGGGTTGCCGAAGGGTTATATCTTTTCCGGGGCGACGGAAGTGGCTCAAAACGGCGAGGCCTTTGTGGCCAATATGCCTACGGAAGAGGTCTTTACGTTGCCGCACAAGGATCAGGTGAACGGTCGGGTCTATGCTACCAAGCCGCTGAATTACAACGGCACGCTCATCGATGATTTCTATTTGGACTTCAAAGACGGAGAAGTGGTTAACTTTAAGGCCGGACAAGGTGAAGCGACGCTGCGTCAACTTTTGCAGACCGATGAAGGATCCAAGCGCATCGGCGAGGTTGCGCTCGTGCCTTACGACTCACCGATTTCCAACTCCAAGATTTTATTTTTCGAGACGCTCTTTGATGAAAATGCGGCCTGTCATCTTGCTTTAGGCAAAGCTTATCCGACCAGTCTTAAAGGCGGGGAGACCATGGACACGGCGACACTGCTTGCCCATGGCGCCAATGACTCTGTGGTTCATGTCGACTTTATGATAGGCGACGAAACCACGCAAATCACTGCAGAAAAAAACGGCGAAGTGACACCGATTTTTATCGATGGCAACTTTGCCGAAGATGTGCTGTAA
- a CDS encoding folate family ECF transporter S component, giving the protein MQRNKTITTKVLTRAAILTALSIILTRFLSIMLTENLRIGFGSLPIMISGMMFGPLVGGLTGLVADIIGVLINPQGAFHLGFTLSSVLTGALPGLVVLLTRKDKGSWLNIVLSIVVVYGLVHLCLNSFWLTQLYGQGFMIVMPGRVVKVLAEGVVMGVILGVFFKTIAPKLD; this is encoded by the coding sequence ATGCAAAGAAATAAAACCATCACGACAAAAGTGTTGACACGAGCCGCCATTTTAACGGCATTATCCATTATTTTAACGCGGTTCTTATCCATTATGCTCACAGAGAATTTGCGCATCGGATTCGGAAGTTTGCCGATTATGATTTCAGGGATGATGTTCGGACCCCTTGTGGGTGGACTCACCGGACTGGTCGCCGATATCATCGGGGTACTGATCAATCCTCAAGGTGCATTTCATTTAGGATTCACACTCTCTTCAGTGCTGACCGGTGCATTGCCCGGACTTGTGGTGCTGTTGACGAGAAAAGACAAAGGCTCCTGGTTAAATATCGTGCTCAGTATCGTTGTGGTATACGGACTGGTTCATCTGTGTCTGAACAGTTTTTGGCTGACTCAGCTTTACGGTCAAGGCTTTATGATCGTCATGCCCGGCCGTGTGGTTAAGGTTCTCGCCGAAGGTGTGGTCATGGGTGTTATCCTCGGCGTCTTCTTCAAGACTATCGCACCGAAATTGGATTAA